CCACCAGGGCGTCGCCCTCGGCGCCACCCTCTTCCACTACGGCCTGGAGCACGACTTCGGCGGCGTCTGGTTCAACCTGCTGCCCGACGGGCTGAAGCGACTGTCGTACTACGCCGTGAAGAAGGCGTACACCGGCTCCACCGCGGGCGACAACACCCCGCCCGTCATCACGAACATGACCGTCAGCCCGGCCTCCGCGGCCCCGGCGGGACGTGAGTTCACGGTCCGCGCCGACATCCGCGACCCCGACGGCGACCCGATCACACCCAAGATCTACCTCAGCGGAAACTACGCCAACGGCGACAAGCGGCTCGTCGACGCGCAGTACCGCTCCCTGGGCAACGGCACCTTCGCCGTCACCGCGCCCGAGAAGCTCGGTGTCTGGAAGGTCTACATCCAGGCCGAGGACGGCCGCGGGAACGCCGGCATCGAGACGAAGTCCGTCAAGGTCGTCGCCCCGCCCGTCACCGGCACCAACATCGCCCAGGGCCGGCCCACCACCGCCTCCTCCGCCCAGGCCTCGTACGGCGACTGCCCCTGCCCCGCCTCCAACGCCACCGACGGCAACACCTCCACCCGCTGGGCCAGCGACTGGAGCGACCCGCAGTGGATCCAGGTCGACCTCGGCTCGGCCAAGCCCATCCGCACCCTGCAGCTCGTCTGGGACCCCGCCTACGCCAAGTCCTACGACGTGCAGGTCTCCGACGACGGGAACACCTGGCGGACCGTCCACACCACCACCACGGGCAACGGGGACATCGACACCGTCGAGACCGCCACCACCGCCCGGTACGTCAAGCTCCAGCTCACCGCGCGCGGCACCGGGTGGGGCTACTCCCTCCACGAGTTCGGCGTCTACAGCTGACGACGCCGGACTCCCTGAACGGGGGTGGCGGGGCCCGCAGCAGGACTCCGCCACCCCTGCACCACCGCACGGGAACCCATCACACCAGTCGCGTGGCGTCTTCGCGTTCACGCGAAACCACCCCCATGGGCAGGAGATCCCCATGAGATCGAGTCCGAAGCGGCTCCCCGCACTCCTCCTCGGCACGGCCCTCGTCGCCGGCGTCCTCGGCATCGGCACCATCGCCTCCGCCGCGGACACGGACAACAGCACCCCGCCCGCCGCCGTCGCGGCCAACGCCCACAGCGGACACATCATGGCCGCCTCCACCCAGGCCTCGGGCGACGACGCCGACGGAGACGGCTACATCCCGGCCGTACCCCAGGTCACCGATGTGACACCGTCCACAGCCACCCCGCCCCCGGCCTACCACCACGAGTTCCAGGCCGGCTGCGCCGTCACCCACACCGCGCCGGACGACCCGATCGTCTACCCGGGCCAGTTCGGCAAGTCCCACGACCACACGTTCATGGGCAACACCTCCACCAACGCCGCCAGCACCACCGGCTCGCTCTACGGAGGCACCACCACCTGCAAGGCGCCCGCGGACGCCTCCGCGTACTGGATGCCCTCGCTGTACAAGGGTGACCAGAAGATCCTGCCCGTCGGCCCGCAGGTCATCTACTACAAGGCGGGCGTCACCGACTACCGGAGCGTGCGGCCCTTCCCCAAGGGGCTGCGGTTCGTCGTCGGCAACCCGATGCAGAGCGCCGAGGAGTTCCGGGCTCACAAGGGCTTCGTCGAGGGCTGGGAATGCGGTGACAGCTTCTTCAACACCGACATCCCGGCGAGCTGTCCGAGCCGGCCCGACGTCCAGCTCAACCTGCGCATGCAGGCCCCCAGTTGCTGGAACGGCCTGTACCTCGACACCCCCGACCACAAGAGCCACATGGCCTACCCGGTGGTCAAGCCCGGAACCAACGACAACATGTGCCCGGCCTCCCACCCGGTCGCCCTGCCGATGATCGAGTTCAAGATGGCATGGCCGGTCAACGGCGACATGTCCCAGGTCCGCCTGGCCAGCGGCCGCGGCTACTCCTTCCACTACGACTTCTTCAACGCGTGGGAGGAGCGCACCCTCAAGGCCATGGTCGACCACTGCATCGTCGGCGGCCTGCAGTGCGACACCCGAGGCTTCGACCTGTACCGCCCCGAACGCGGGACCGTGCTGAACGCGGACCACCGTCTGCCCTGACCCTTCGTCCCCGCACGGCCCGGACGCCCGCGACGGCGTCCGGGCCGTCCTCACGCCCGCGCGACCTCCCTCCCCTCGCCCCAGGAGCATCCCGTGACCTCCACCGCCCCGTCCGTCACCGCCCAGCACGACGAGCTCATCGATCTCCTGCCCCCGCACTTCCGCTTCGGCGCCGCCACCTCCGCCTTCCAGATCGAGGGCGCCGCCGCCGAGGACGGCCGGACGCCGTCCATCTGGGACACCTTCTGCCGAGTCCCCGGCGCCGTGGACAACGGCGACACCGGGGACACGGCGTGCGACCACTACCACCGCATGCCCGAGGACGTCGCCCTGCTCGCCTCGCTCGGCCTCGACACGTACCGCTTCTCCGTCTCCTGGCCCCGGGTCCAGCCCGGCGGCCGAGGCCCGGCCAACCCCGCCGGCATCGGCTTCTACGACCGCCTGGTCGACGAACTCCTCGGGCACGGGATCACCCCGTGGCTGACCCTCTACCACTGGGACCTGCCCCAGGAGCTCCAGGACGCCGGCGGCTGGCCCGCCCGGGACACCGCGTACCGCTTCGCCGACTACGCGGAACTCGTCCACGAGCGCCTCGGTGACCGCGTCACCCACTGGACCACGCTCAACGAGCCCTTCTGCTCGGCCGTCCTCGGCCACGTCGAAGGGATCCACGCACCGGGCGGCCGCTCCCTCGCCGACGGGGTACGGGCCGTCCACCACCTGCACCTGGCCCACGGCCTCGCGGTCCAGCGCCTGCGGGCCGCCGCCTGCCGCCCCCTCGACCTGGCCGTCACGCACCTCCTGGGCACCAGCCGGCCCGCCACCGACAGCCCCGCCGACCGCGAGGCCGCCCGCCGGGCCGACGCGCTCGGCTTCCGCTTCTATCTGGACCCGATCCTGCGCGGCCGGTACCCGCAGGACCTGATCGACGACCTCGCCGCGCACGGCATCGAGATCCCCGTCCAGGACGGGGACCTGCCGATCATCGCCGCCCCCATCGACACGCTCGGCGTCAACTACTACCGCTCCATGCGCACCTCCGGAACCGACGAGAACGGCGCCACCACCGACGCCCGGGGCCTGCCCGTCACCCGCAACCTTCCGCACGGCGGCCTCCCGGTCACCGGCCTCGGCTGGGAGGTCATGCCCCACGACCTCACCGAGCTGCTCCTGCGCGTCTCCCGCGACTACCCCGGCACCCCGATGGTCGTCACCGAGAACGGTGCCGCGTACGAGGACCACCCCGACGCCCATGGCTTCGTCGACGACACCGACCGCACGGCCTACCTCTCCGCCCACCTGGCCGCGGTCGCCCGGGCCCGCACCGGGGGAGCGGACGTCCGCGGCTACTTCGCCTGGTCGCTCCTGGACAACTTCGAATGGGCCTACGGCTACGACAAGCGCTTCGGCCTCGTCCGCGTCGACTACCCCACCCAGACCCGCACGCCCAAGCGCAGCGCCCTGTGGCTCCGTGACACCGCGCGGCGGATCCGCCGCGCGGAATGACACGGCCACGGCACACGCGCGGCTGCCCCGGGCGAGGAGAACTCGCCCGGGGCCTTCACCGCGTCCGGTACACAAGGTCGGCCCAGGTCAGCCCACCAAGTGGTTCTCCCGTGCGGAGCGGTCCGAGGGGTTCGCGGCCTGCCGGTTCAGCTTCTCGCCCTCCACGTCGATGTTCGGGAGGAGCCGGTCGAGCCACTTCGGGAGCCACCAGGCGGACTCGCCCAGCAGGGCGAACAGCGCGGGCACGAGGGCCATGCGGACGACGAAGGCGTCGAAGAGCACGGCGGCCGCGAGGCCGAAGCCGATCATCTTGACGAAGTCGTTGTCCTCCACGATGAAGCCGGAGAAGACGCTGGTCATGATGATCGCCGCCGCGCTGACGACCCGGCCCCCGTACCGGAACCCGGTGACGACCGCCTCGGCGGGACGGGCGCCGTGGACGTACGCCTCACGCATCCGGGACACCAGGAAGACCTCGTAGTCCATGGCGAGA
The sequence above is a segment of the Streptomyces sp. NBC_01255 genome. Coding sequences within it:
- a CDS encoding GH1 family beta-glucosidase translates to MTSTAPSVTAQHDELIDLLPPHFRFGAATSAFQIEGAAAEDGRTPSIWDTFCRVPGAVDNGDTGDTACDHYHRMPEDVALLASLGLDTYRFSVSWPRVQPGGRGPANPAGIGFYDRLVDELLGHGITPWLTLYHWDLPQELQDAGGWPARDTAYRFADYAELVHERLGDRVTHWTTLNEPFCSAVLGHVEGIHAPGGRSLADGVRAVHHLHLAHGLAVQRLRAAACRPLDLAVTHLLGTSRPATDSPADREAARRADALGFRFYLDPILRGRYPQDLIDDLAAHGIEIPVQDGDLPIIAAPIDTLGVNYYRSMRTSGTDENGATTDARGLPVTRNLPHGGLPVTGLGWEVMPHDLTELLLRVSRDYPGTPMVVTENGAAYEDHPDAHGFVDDTDRTAYLSAHLAAVARARTGGADVRGYFAWSLLDNFEWAYGYDKRFGLVRVDYPTQTRTPKRSALWLRDTARRIRRAE
- a CDS encoding DUF1996 domain-containing protein, with translation MRSSPKRLPALLLGTALVAGVLGIGTIASAADTDNSTPPAAVAANAHSGHIMAASTQASGDDADGDGYIPAVPQVTDVTPSTATPPPAYHHEFQAGCAVTHTAPDDPIVYPGQFGKSHDHTFMGNTSTNAASTTGSLYGGTTTCKAPADASAYWMPSLYKGDQKILPVGPQVIYYKAGVTDYRSVRPFPKGLRFVVGNPMQSAEEFRAHKGFVEGWECGDSFFNTDIPASCPSRPDVQLNLRMQAPSCWNGLYLDTPDHKSHMAYPVVKPGTNDNMCPASHPVALPMIEFKMAWPVNGDMSQVRLASGRGYSFHYDFFNAWEERTLKAMVDHCIVGGLQCDTRGFDLYRPERGTVLNADHRLP